Proteins encoded together in one Kutzneria kofuensis window:
- a CDS encoding ParA family protein, which yields MNPGMSESVMAGEGATWTPIEAEAQRAAKVLHPDSLKLPRPAQRRIMTVANQKGGVGKTTSTVNLAAALALHGLKTLVIDLDPQGNASTALAIEHRSGTPSVYEVLIGEISIADAAAVSEQSPNLYCVPATIDLAGAEIELVSMVARESRLKEALSSEALDELGIDYVFIDCPPSLGLLTVNALVAAKEVLIPIQCEYYALEGLGQLLRNIDLVKAHLNPALDVSTILLTMYDGRTKLADQVTSEVRGHFGDTCLQTVIPRSVKVSEAPGYGQTVLAYDPGSRGAMSYLDAAREIADRGTEMERA from the coding sequence ATGAATCCAGGAATGAGCGAGTCGGTCATGGCCGGCGAAGGCGCGACTTGGACTCCGATCGAAGCCGAGGCTCAGCGCGCCGCCAAGGTGCTGCACCCGGATTCGTTGAAGCTCCCTCGACCGGCGCAGCGCCGCATCATGACCGTGGCCAACCAGAAGGGCGGCGTCGGCAAGACGACCAGCACGGTCAACCTCGCCGCCGCACTCGCCCTGCACGGGCTGAAGACGCTCGTGATCGACCTCGACCCGCAGGGCAACGCCAGCACCGCTCTCGCCATCGAGCACCGGTCCGGCACACCGTCCGTCTACGAGGTGCTGATCGGCGAGATCTCCATCGCCGACGCGGCGGCGGTCAGCGAGCAGTCCCCGAACCTCTACTGCGTGCCGGCCACCATCGACCTCGCCGGCGCGGAGATCGAACTCGTCTCCATGGTCGCCCGCGAGTCCCGGCTCAAGGAGGCGCTCTCCAGCGAGGCGCTCGACGAGCTCGGCATCGACTACGTCTTCATCGACTGCCCGCCCTCGCTCGGTCTGCTGACGGTCAACGCGCTCGTCGCGGCCAAGGAGGTGCTGATCCCGATCCAGTGCGAGTACTACGCCCTGGAGGGACTCGGCCAGCTGCTGCGCAACATCGACCTCGTCAAGGCGCACCTGAACCCGGCGCTGGATGTCTCCACCATCCTGCTCACCATGTACGACGGCCGGACCAAGCTGGCCGACCAGGTGACCAGCGAGGTGCGTGGGCACTTCGGCGACACCTGCCTCCAGACGGTCATCCCCCGCAGCGTGAAGGTCTCGGAGGCGCCCGGCTACGGCCAGACGGTGCTCGCCTACGACCCGGGTTCGCGCGGCGCGATGAGCTACCTGGACGCCGC